DNA sequence from the Thermodesulfovibrionales bacterium genome:
CGGGGACTATGTTTTTTGCGAGAACCCGCTCAGAGCCGCGGTAGGTGAGCGGCTCCCTGACAGGCGCCCACTTCCTTACCTGCTGCAGTTCGACCTTCTCCTTCTTTTCGTCAAAACCCGTTGCTATGACGGTAATCTTCACTTCATCTTCGACATCCGGATTAATGACCGCTCCGAATATGATATTTGCGCCCTCGTGGGCGGAGTCATAAATAATCGAGGCGGCGTCCTGCACGTCCCCGAGAGAGAGCTGCGTGCCGCCGGTGATGTTGATGAGGATTCCCCTGGCACCTTCGATGGACGAGTCTTCGAGGAGGGGATTCGTTATCGCTTTCTTCGCCGCCTCAATAGCGCCGCCTTCTCCCTTTCCGGCCCCGACGCCCATGACAGCCCTTCCGGTGTTCTCCATCGTCGTCTTCACATCGGCAAAATCGACGTTAATGAGACCGGGGGTCAGGATGATATCGGAGATCCCCTGTATCGCCTGTCTGAGGACTTCATCGGTAACGGAAAAGCCCTTGTGGAATGCCACCTTCTTTTCGACGACAAGAGATATACGGTCATTGGGGATCACGATGAGGGTATCCACGTTAACCTTGAGATCCCGCACCCCTTCCTCAGCCTTCAGCGCCCTCGTCTTTCCTTCGTAGAAGAACGGTTTTGTGACGATCGCCACGGTCAATATCCCCATCTCCTTCGCGAGGCTTGTGATAACGGGAGAGGCGCCGGTGCCGGTACCTCCTCCCATGCCCGCTGTAAGAAAGATCATATCGGCGCCGCGAAGGGAGTCGGCCAAGACTTCCCGGTCTTCCAGGGCGGACTGTTTTCCTATCTGCGGGTCGGCGCCGGCTCCGAGCCCCCGCGTAATCGAAGCACCGATCTGAACCCTTGTCGCGGCGAGCGATGTCTCGAGTGCCTGCATGTCAGTGTTCACGGCGACAAAATCGACTCCCTGGAGACCGGAGGCTATCATGTTATTTACGGCATTGCCCCCCGCTCCTCCCACACCCACTACCTTAATCTTCGCTGCCTGTCCTTTTACGTCGTCGATCTCAAACATACATCCCCTCCTGTCCTCTGATTTATTTATCTAAAAAAACCGTTAACCCATTTTCTCATGCGTTCAAAAACCCCGGCAGCTTCAAAATCGGCATGATCATGATAATACCGGCTGAGACCGTACCGGACTAACCCCACACCCGTTGCGTATATGGGACTGCGCACCAGGCCCCCGTCCGTCACTCCCTCGGGTATGCCGATCTTCACGGGGGTACCGAAGATCTCACCGGCAAGCTCCCCGATTCCCCTCAAGAGCGATGTGCCTCCCGTCAGCACGACTGCCGCCTTCGAAAGGGCAAAGGGGACACCTACCACCTCTTTTCTGACCAGTCCGAGGAATTCTTCGCACCGTGCCCGGATTATTTCCGAAAGGTGCCGCAGCGGTATCTTCAGGGTCTTTGCTTCGCCGCCTCCAAGATCGATGACGGCAGACAGGCTTTCATGACTATCGACCATTCCCGGTGACGCGCAACCGTATGCCTTCTTTATCTTTTCAGCCTCTCCCGCGGTCACTCCGAGACCTACGGCGATATCATTGGTAAGGTGGTCCCCGCCGATCGCGAGCACCGCCGTGTGACGCAAGACGCCATCCCTGTAAAGGGCCATGTCCGTTGTGCCGCCGCCGATATCTACGAGAACCGTCCCTTTATTCCTCTCGGTCTCCCCCAATACGGCTTCAGCAGAGGCGAGGGGTTCGAGGAGGATGTCGAGCACATCGACCCCCGCCCTCGTGCAGCACGCGATGAGATTCCTGACCGATGCGACAGAACCGGTGACGATATGGACATTAGCCTCAAGGAGTTCCCCCTGCATTCCTATCGGATCCGTAATGCCGTTCAGTCCGTCAAGCCTGAAACCTGCGGGTATTACATGGAGGATGTCCCTCTCCACAGGCACGTACACTGCACCGGCAGCGTCCATCAGCCTCTCGACGTCATCCAGCCTCACCTCTCTGTTCTTAATAGCTATGGCGCCGCTCCCGCTGAAGCCCTTGATGTGTCCTCCGGCGATTCCGACGTAGGCAGACCGTATCGGCCGGCCGGCCTTCTCCGAGGCATCCCGTATCGCCCGCTGTATCGAACTCACGGCCAGATCCGCATCGACCACGACACCCTTTCTCAGCCCCGCTGATGGGGAAACGCCTACCGCCAGGATCGTGATCTTCCCCCGCTCCTCTTTCCCGACTATGGCACATATCTTCGTCGTGCCGACATCGAGACCGACGGCGAGTTTGCTCCCCGATTTCTGCGAAGCGGTCATCTGACCACCTCGTTCACCGGCTTGACGACAACTCTGCTGGCGAATCTAAGGTCAACGTAATCAACGGTGATCGCCCGCTTCTTTATCTCATCTTCAAGGGAAAAAAACCTCTCGATCTTCTGTTCATAGTCCCCGGATCCGACCTTAATGATCACGCTGTCAATCACGACGGCCAGCTCCTCTGGCCCCTTCCCGTTTGCGAGGATCTCAACGCGGTTGCGTTCCGTGGCGATCTTCTTCTCTTTGAGAACGCCCGCGAGCCTAAGCGCCTCGACAAAGGTTTCACGCATCTTGGCAGGATCGCCGTTTATTATCGGCAGAAACGGAACACCGTCGCCCTGTATCTTCTCGAGCATCCTGCCCTTTTCGTCGATGAGAAAAGAATGACCCTTTCTATCCAGGATGGCGAAGGGCGTCGCCTCCGAAACCCTTATCAAGAGGCGTTCCGGAAGTTCCTTTCTGATACTCACGGTCCGGATCCAGGGAGACTCCAACAGCCTCTCGGAAACGCGCCGGGGAGATACCATGAGAAGATTGTCCCCTTTCTTGACCCCTGCAGCTGCTCTCAACTCCGCATCCGACATATGCCTGTTCCCTGAAAAGACTACCTCCTTCACGGCGAATATCCCCGAACTGACCCGATAGAGACCGACACCGAGCACGACGCCCGCAGAGCCGAGGAGGAAGAGAACGAGAAGCGCACGGTAATGTCTCCTGACCCAGGACCTCCGGGTTGGTGCGGTACGGCCGTTCTTCCTGTGGATGGCCTTCACCGCTTCTCTCCCCCGGCTATCGCCTCCCCCAGAATAGCCTCTATGAGCTCCGGGAAACCGAGTCCCGCACGATTTGCTATCTTCGGAAGAAGGCTCGTCTCGGTCATTCCCGGTATTGTGTTCACCTCGAGCACGTAGGGATTCCCGTCCGAATCGATGATGAGATCAACCCTGGTAGCGCCTTCACATCCCAGGGCTCGATGGGCTGCGAGGGCCGTGCCCTCCGCCTCCCCGAGAACTTCGGCATCGATCTCGGGCGGGAGTATGTAGTCTGTAAGACCGGGGGTATATTTCGCTTCATAATTATAGAAATCAAGCTTCGTCCTGATCTCCACGGCGCCGAGGACGGTGTTGTTGAGAATGCCGACCTGGACCTCTTTGCCCTCTATATATTTTTCTATGATGACTCGCCCGCCGAACTTTAGGGCATGATCGAGTGCAGGAAGAAAAGAGGCTTCCTCCCTCACGATGCTCACCCCTATGCTTGATCCCTCTGCTGCGGGCTTGAGCACCCAGGGCAGGGTAAACGGGACCGTCTCTTTTCCGAAGCCGTTCACCTCCGATCCATTCCCCTCCCGAGAGGAACCGTTCCCGACAACGACGAATGGCGGGACAGGGATCCGATGGTAAAGGAATATCTTTTTCGCGGACTCCTTATCCATGGCAAGGGCTGAGGCGAGGACCCGTGATCCCGTATAGGGAATACCCATAACCTCGAGGAGGCCTTGGATAGCCCCATTCTCGCCGTGTCCGCCGTGAAGGACGAGGATCGCTATTTCGATTCCTTCCCGCTTCAACACGTCACAGATGTCATGTCCGACGTCAATAGCTGCAACCCGATATCCCCTGCGTTCCAGGGCATTGAAGACAGCGGCACCGCTTTTGAGAGAGACCTCTCGCTCCGCCGAAGCGCCACCCATGAGAACACCTATCTTCCTATCCGTTACCATGGCACCGAATCGGGAAGACCATTCTGGAGATCCGAATGCTCACGTTCTTCCCGCAATCCTCATTTCCAGTTCGAGCTCAGTACCGAACACCCTCTTAACCCTCTCCCTTACATCTTCCATGAGCGCAAGAAAATCAGCCGCAGTTCCGTCGCCCCTGTTAATAAAGAAGTTTGCATGAAGGGCAGACACCTCTATGCCGCCTCTCTTCATTCCCTTGCACCGGGCCTCATCAATGAGCTTCCCTGCCGCGGCGCCCTCAGGGTTCCTGAATACGCAACCGGCAGACCACGCGGAGAGAGGCTGTTTTTCGCGCTTTTCTCTGAGGAAACCCTTCATCCTTTCGGCAACGGCAGAAGGGTCGTCCTTTTCTAATCTCACATTTGCACTGAGTACAATGCCGTCATCGGGGATATCGGCCGACCGGTAGCCAAACCGGAGCTCTTCCCTTTTAAGAACAACCAAGCGGCCTTCCCTGTTTATCACGGTGACCGATTCTATGACATCAGCGGCAGCGTATCCAAAGGAGCCGGCATTGCCTTTGACGGCGCCGCCGACAGAGCCCGGGATGCCGGCCAGACCTTCAATCCCCCTGCATCCCTGCTCCTTTGCAAAATGGACCAGCTTCTGAAGCGGTGATCCCGCCTGCACAAAGAGCCGTATCCCTTCGTCCTTCTCCTCGATAATCGTGATGCGATCCATCGCCCCGACGGAGAGAACGATTCCGGCAATGCCTCCATCGCGGACGAGAAGGTTGCTGCCCCCGCCCACGGGCATAATCGGGAAGCCCCTGGCAGCGGCTCCCGCAAGAAGATATTTCAGGGAGGTCGGATCATCGGGAATCGCAAAGGCGTCGGCAGGACCCCCTATTCTGAGTGTGGTCCTGTTTTTCATGGGTTCATCAAAGAGGACGTCGCCCTTGAAGTCATCTGCCTCCATAATCTCTCTTAAAATATTCTTATGCTCCGTCATAGCGGCTGAACCGGTCATCCCTCATCCTTCATCTTCTTGAGGAGTTCTTCCCCAACTCTCCAGACATCGCCGGCTCCGAGGGTGAGCAAGAAATCGTTCGGCCCGAGCATCGATACAAGGCTCTTCACGATGCGTTCCCTATCAGGCATATAGGTGACATTCCGCAGCCCCTTCTCATGCATCGCATGGAGTAACCGCTCCGAGTTCACGCCATCGAGAGGCCTTTCCCCTGCCGGATAGATATCCATGAGATAGAGGACGTCGGCATCGCCAAAGGAGGAGGCGAACTCATCGAAGAGGTCCCGCGTCCTCGTATACCGGTGCGGCTGGAAAAGCACGACCAACCTGCCCTCTCCCGGCAAGTCGCCTCGTGGCGCAGCGGTCAGTGCTTCCCTGGCAGCCCGGAGGGTCGCCTGTATTTCTGCGGGGTGGTGCCCGTAATCGTCAAATACCCTGATGCCCTTCGCCTCGCCCTTAAATTCGAACCTCCTCTGGATGCCGCTGAAACTCCTCAGTCCCTCCTTGATTTTTTCTATGTCCATTTTGAGTTCTACGCCTACCGCGATGCTTGCGAGGCTATTCAGCACATTATGGATGCCGGGAACGGGAACGAGGAAATTGCCGAGCTTCTTGCCCTTGTAATACACATCAAAGGTGATCGAGAGATACCCCTGAACGATCGAATCGGCAGAGATGTCGGCATCCCGTGAAAATCCGTACGTAATATATTTCCGGTGTATCTTCGGGAGTATCTCCCGTACGAACCGGTTTTCGATGCAGAGTATCGAGAGTCCGTAAAAAGGAACTTTATTGATGAAGGAAACGAAGGCATCCTTCAGGGAATCCATATCATTGAAGAAATCCATATGCTCCCTGTCGATGTTCGTTACGATCGCGATCGTCGGAGAGAGTTTCAGAAAAGACCCATCGCTCTCATCGGCCTCTGCGACGATGAAATCTCCCTGTCCGAGCCTCGCGTTGCTCCCCGTGGACCTCAGCTTGCCGCCTATCACGACTGTCGGATCGATGCCGCCGTGAGCGAGTATGGTCGCGAGAAGTGACGTGGTCGTCGTCTTGCCGTGTGCACCGGCAACGAGGATCCCGTATTTCAACCTTCCGAGTTCAGCGAGCATCTCGGCCCTCGGGATGACCGGTATTGACCTCTCCTTCGCTGCCATCACCTCGGGGTTCTGAGCTGAGACGGCGGAAGAGACAACGACAACATGGGCATCGTCGATGTTTTCGCGACGGTGTCCGATAGAGACCTTCATCCCGAGAACTCTGAGTCTGACGATCGTCTCGGTCTCCTTCAGATCGGAACCCGTGATCTCATATCCGAGATTATGGAGGACCTCGGCGATCCCGCTCATGCCGATTCCGCCAATGCCCACAAAGTGAATCGTCCGGTAGCGCTCAAACATGTTTCGACCCGCCTCCCGCCTCCAGCCTGCTGCCCGCAGCCCTGTACGCCGGTTGTTGTCCGACGAGGGCAGACATCTTGAGCAGGCTCAGGAGGATGTCCACGACCTTCTGCCCCGCGTCCGGCTTTCCAAGGGTCTTGCTCGACCTCTGCATCTCTGACCTCATCTCCGCGTCGCGGTAAAGATCCCGTATATTTTTTGCGAGGGTCTCGCCGTCGAGATCCTGATCAAGGATCACCCGGACGGCCCCCATCTCGGAAAGCCTCTGGGCGTTCAACTCCTGATGATGTCCTGCTGCATGCGGGTACGGTATGAGGATCGCCGGCTTTCCGACCGCTGTCAGTTCGGCAAGGGTCGTAGCGCCCGCCCTCGATATCACGAGGTCCGCCACGGCATAGGCCTCGGCCATTTGATGGACGAAGGCGGTCACGGTCCCGCTGAACCCCCATTTCCGGTACGTCTCGCGGATGACCTCGTAGTCCTTCTTCCCGGTCTGATGAAGGAATTGAACGGCGTCCTTCAGATCGGTAATGAATGTAAAGGCACCGCTAACCGCATTATTGATGGCCCTCGCACCGGAGCTTCCGCCGAAGATGAAGATCGTGAATTTCCTCTTCTCGAGGCCGAAGAGGCCGTAAGCAGCTTCCCTGTTGCCCGAAAGGATCCCCGTTCTGATGGGGTTGCCCGTTATGAAAGTCTTGCTCTTCGGGAAGAAGGAAATGCTCTCATGATAGGTTACGCAGACAGCATCGGCAATCCTCCCGAGCACCTTATTCGCAAGGCCCGGGACGGAATTCTGCTCGGTTATGAGTGTCTGCATAGACAGGAGCTTCCCGATGAGGACAGGACCGAAGGAAGCGTAGCCGCCCACCCCGATGACAGCATCAGGCCGCAATTCCCGCAGCAGGGTATAGGAGTCGTAAAGCGAGAGAACCATTCTCGCCATGCCCCTGATCTTCTTCAGGGGCGACTTCCCTACAATGCCCTCCGCCCTGAGATACTTTACCTGGTATCCGGCCTTCGGTATTATGGAGGCCTCGATGCCGTGCTCCGTCCCGATAAAGATCACTTCGGCAGACCTGTCCCTTCTCTTGATCTCTTCTGCTATGGCGATGCCGGGGAAGAGATGACCGCCCGTGCCGCCGCCTGCAATGACTACTTTCATCCGGCCACCCTCCTGGCCTGATCCGCTGACGCCACTCCTTCCGTGACGGCCCGCTTACGTCCGTAAACAGACATGAATGCCTTCTTTCTTCTGATGATTCCCTCGGTTCTGTCAACACTCTTTCTCTCCCGCTTCCCCTTCGATACATTGAGGAGGATCCCGATCGCCACAAGGTTGACGAGGAGGGCCGAACCGCCGTAACTCACGAAAGGCAGCGGGAGCCCCTTCGTCGGGGCGAGGCCGGTGGCCACGGCGAAATTTATCAGGGCCTGAAGCGCTATCATCATCGAAAGACCCGATGCGAGATAGTAGGAAAAGGGATCATCCTTCGCCCTGTTCGCGATCTGCATGCCTCGTATGAACTGGAAGAGAAAGAAGCAGACGAGGGCAGCGGCACCGATGAAGCCGAGCTCCTCTCCGACGAGGGAGAAGATGAAATCCGTATGAGACTCCGGAAGGAAGGATAGTTTCTGTTTGCTCTCTCCGAGGCCGACGCCCGAGAAGCCCCCGCTTCCGAGAGCGATGAAGGACTGTATCAACTGGAACCCTCCGCCCAGAGAGTCGTCCCATGGATTGAGAAAGGAGAGTATCCGCCTGAAGCGGTACGGTTCCATCACGAGTTTCAGGGAAACAGGGATGATCAGGAGCGCGAGGGACATCACATACTTCAGTCTCATTCCAGAGAGTACGAGGAGGATGACCGTGATGAGTCCGAGACTCATGGCGGCGCCGAAATCAGGCTGTTTCAAGAATACCACCTGAAAGACTCCCATGACGGCGATCGGGATGATGAAGGAAAGGACGCTGTCGGTCCTATATGTCGGCTGCGACATATACCGGGCGAGGAAGATGACCATCGCGAGTTTCACCAGCTCCGACGGCTGGAAGGTCGAGGGCCAGAGGCGTATCCATCTCCGTGCGCCGCCCGCGGTAATGCCTATTTTAGGGACGAAGACGAGAACGAGGAGGACCAAGGAGAAGATGAGGAGGGGCACAGCCATCTTCTTCAGGGTATCTGCGCCGATTTTCGATGAGAGGTAGAGGAAAGAAAGCCCTATGAGGATCGTAAAGAGATGACGTCTGAAATAATAGAACTGGGTTATATTCCTCCTGGCGAAGACGGGAGTCACAACGGATGTCGAGCTATAGACCATGAGCGCTCCGAACCCTACGAGCAGGAGGGTGGCGAACAAAAGCCATCTGTCATACTGTCTCTCGTTGAAAGTATTCATGACAGCCCCATAACGATCCTCTTGAATTCTTTACCCCTGTGCTCGAAATCCCTGAACATATCGAAACTCGCGCAGGCGGGAGAGAGCAGGACGATGTCTCCCCGCCGGGCGTTCTGCCTCGCAAGAAGGACCGCCTCCGTGAAGTCTCCCGCGAGGACCGTCTTCGTGAGGTCGCCGAGAGCCGTCTTCATCGTCCCTGATGCTTCACCGATGAGCACCAGGGTCTTGACCCTTTCCCTGATGAGGGATCTCAAAGGTCCGAAATCACCGGCCTTGTCCCTTCCGCCTGCTATGAGGACGATCGGCTCTCTGAACCCTTCGATCGATCTCACGACGGCACCGACATTCGTCCCCTTCGAATCATTGATATACTGAACGCCGTCAAGTTCACGGACAAACTCCATCCTGTGTTCGAGGCCCGGGAATTCCCGCAGTACTTCCACGAGGGCTCCCGGTTGGACACCTGCAAGGAGAGCCATGGCCGATGCGGCCATGGCATTCTCCAGGTTGTGAACCCCTTTTATCCTTACCTCTTCAGTCCCGATGAACTCAGCGCGTAATGCTCCCCGTTGCCCTTCGGGGAGATTACAGATGATTCTTTCCCCGTCAGAGTAGACGCCCCGGACTTCCCTCTTCCGGCTGAAGAAATAGACCTCCGGGATGTTCGGTCTCTTTCTATCCGATGTCTCACGGTAGATTCTCATCGTCTCTTCGTCATCGGCATTCAGCACAAGGAAGTCATCCCTCTCCTGGTTCAGAAAAATCCTCGCCTTCGCCTCGCCATACTCGTCCGAGGAGCGGTACCGGTCCAGATGATCAGGCGTAATATTAAGGATGGCGGCACCCTTCGGTTTAAACCGCTCAATCGATTCGAGCTGAAAACTCGATACCTCGGCAACGATAAAATCCGCCTCCAATGGTTCGTTCCGCGTGAGGCGTCCGTTGCCTCCCGCCCTCTTCACGATCTCTTCCGTCAGCGCATTTCCGATATTTCCTCCGAACACCGTATGAAAACCGGCCCTGACAAGCATCAGGTCGAGGAGGGTCGTCGTCGTTGATTTTCCATTGGTCCCCGTTATCGCGAGGAACTGCGGCACATCGCCTCCCGCCTTCGGCTGCAGACCACTGACCGCTTCGTAAGCGAGTTCGAGTTCACCGATTATCTTTATCCCCATCCCCCTCGCCTTCCTGAGAGGCTCGATCGTAAGGGGAATGCCGGGACTCACCACAACCATGTCAATACCTTTCAAACTCTCCGGGTAATCTCCGAGGGACATCTTGACAGAGGGAGAAATCCCGTCGAGAACCCCCCCCAGCTGTTCCTTTCTCTTCTTATCCGTCACCGTCACGTCGGCTCCAAGGAGCGAAAGGAGATTTGCCGCACCCGCGCCGCTCCTCCCGAGACCGACGACGAGTATCCTCTTACCCTTGAGTTCCATCGCCCCCTTCAACTGACATCGGCGTTCTTCGCGCGCGTTTGTTCTGTCGCATAATGTTTCGTCTTCGTTTTCTTCTTCCCCTTCGCCTTCTTCCCGCTCTTCTTTTCGGCCTTCTTGTATGACGCCTTTTTCGCCTGCGGGGCATCAGGATTGTAGGAAGCCCTCTCGAGAGCCGGCCGGTAGTCGGACCGAGTAAAGTAGACGGACGGCTCTTCTTGACTGTTCCGAACGGTGAAGCCCCTGGCGAGCAATGACCCGGATTCCTTCCAGAGCGTTTCCCGGGAAGGCGCGCCCATCACCGCAACAATGATCGTCTCATCGTCCTGAAGGCCGGCACAGACGAAACAGTGTTTCGCCGCCCTCGTATATCCCGTCTTGCCTCCGAGAAGAGAGTCGTCTTCCCAGAGGAGCTTATTGATGTTCTTCAGAAATATGGTCCTGCCTGCTTCGGTACTGACGCTACTCGCCTTGGTATTGATGATTTCTCTGATGAGGGGATACCGCAGAGAATTCCTCATCATCCGGGAGAGATCGTATACTGTGCTGTACTGCCCGTTCCCGGGCAGTCCCGTGGCGTTGATGAACTTGGTATCGGACATGCCGAGCGCGAGCACCTTCTGGTTCATGAGTTCGGCAAACTTCTCCTCCGTGCCTCCGGCGGCCTCGGCCAGGGCGACAGCTGCGTCGTTCGCAGACTTCAGGAGGGCCGCGTAGAGAAGGGTCCTCACCGTCACCTTCTCTCCCGCTCTGAAATGCGCCTTAACGGGAGATACATTCGCGGCTCTCTCACTGATCGTGACCACGTCATTGACATCGAGTCTGTCGAGAGCCACCATGGCGGTCATGAGTTTCGTGGTGCTCGCCGGAGGGAGCCTGAGGTTAGGGTTCTTCCCATAGAGCACCCTTCCCGTCGATGCCTCTATGACTATCGCGGCACGGGAGTGAATGTCATCGGCATGAGCCGCTGAGGCAAGCAGTAAGAAACAGACGGCAAAGCAAAGCAGGAGGATGCCTTTCCCTGCGGTTTTTTTCTCTCTGCTGCCGCCGATAGGGTACTGATCGCTGTGTTTCATGTTCACCTCACTTTCAAGGTCGTAAGACTCAAGAGCGCCAGCATGATGCCGAGTATCCAGAACCTGACGATGACCTTCGCCTCCGGCCAACCTTTCAGTTCAAAATGATGATGGATAGGCGCCATTTTGAAGACCCTCTTTCCCGTTAGCTTGAATGACGCAACCTGAAGGATTACGGAGAACGTTTCTATGACAAAGATCCCTCCGACCACCGCGAGGACGATCTCATGTTTCGTTATCACCGCCAGTGTCCCCAATGCGCCGCCGAGACCGAGGGAGCCGACATCCCCCATGAAGACGTCCGCCGGATAAGAGTTGTACCAGAGGAATCCGAGAGACGCCCCCAGGATCGCTCCGCAGAATACCGTCAGTTCTCCCGTACCGGGCAGGAAGAGGACCTGAAGATACTGTGCAAGGTTCTTATTCCCCGAGATGTACACAAGGGCGCCGTTGGCAAGGACGGCGATGCCGACGAGGCCTATCGCAAGGCCGTCGATGCCGTCGGTCAGATTCACCGCATTGGAAGAACCGATCATGACCATGACCGAAAAGGGTATGTAGAACCACCCCAGATCAAAGAGCCATCTCTTGAAAAAGGGGATGCTCAGGACATCGGTGTAGGGGTCTT
Encoded proteins:
- the murD gene encoding UDP-N-acetylmuramoyl-L-alanine--D-glutamate ligase, with the translated sequence MELKGKRILVVGLGRSGAGAANLLSLLGADVTVTDKKRKEQLGGVLDGISPSVKMSLGDYPESLKGIDMVVVSPGIPLTIEPLRKARGMGIKIIGELELAYEAVSGLQPKAGGDVPQFLAITGTNGKSTTTTLLDLMLVRAGFHTVFGGNIGNALTEEIVKRAGGNGRLTRNEPLEADFIVAEVSSFQLESIERFKPKGAAILNITPDHLDRYRSSDEYGEAKARIFLNQERDDFLVLNADDEETMRIYRETSDRKRPNIPEVYFFSRKREVRGVYSDGERIICNLPEGQRGALRAEFIGTEEVRIKGVHNLENAMAASAMALLAGVQPGALVEVLREFPGLEHRMEFVRELDGVQYINDSKGTNVGAVVRSIEGFREPIVLIAGGRDKAGDFGPLRSLIRERVKTLVLIGEASGTMKTALGDLTKTVLAGDFTEAVLLARQNARRGDIVLLSPACASFDMFRDFEHRGKEFKRIVMGLS
- a CDS encoding D-alanyl-D-alanine carboxypeptidase family protein, translating into MKHSDQYPIGGSREKKTAGKGILLLCFAVCFLLLASAAHADDIHSRAAIVIEASTGRVLYGKNPNLRLPPASTTKLMTAMVALDRLDVNDVVTISERAANVSPVKAHFRAGEKVTVRTLLYAALLKSANDAAVALAEAAGGTEEKFAELMNQKVLALGMSDTKFINATGLPGNGQYSTVYDLSRMMRNSLRYPLIREIINTKASSVSTEAGRTIFLKNINKLLWEDDSLLGGKTGYTRAAKHCFVCAGLQDDETIIVAVMGAPSRETLWKESGSLLARGFTVRNSQEEPSVYFTRSDYRPALERASYNPDAPQAKKASYKKAEKKSGKKAKGKKKTKTKHYATEQTRAKNADVS
- the mraY gene encoding phospho-N-acetylmuramoyl-pentapeptide-transferase, whose protein sequence is MLFSLFYSLHEWFSPLNVFRYITFRSAVSIITAMLFIFILGPRVIEKLRGLSVTQQIRDDGPETHQGKSGTPTMGGVLIIASIVFTVLLWGDLKNGYIWVMILSLTGFGAIGLVDDYLKVVRGNAKGLRAWHKFGSQLLLAVCIGLFLYMNPKDPYTDVLSIPFFKRWLFDLGWFYIPFSVMVMIGSSNAVNLTDGIDGLAIGLVGIAVLANGALVYISGNKNLAQYLQVLFLPGTGELTVFCGAILGASLGFLWYNSYPADVFMGDVGSLGLGGALGTLAVITKHEIVLAVVGGIFVIETFSVILQVASFKLTGKRVFKMAPIHHHFELKGWPEAKVIVRFWILGIMLALLSLTTLKVR